In a single window of the Centropristis striata isolate RG_2023a ecotype Rhode Island chromosome 18, C.striata_1.0, whole genome shotgun sequence genome:
- the LOC131990881 gene encoding NACHT, LRR and PYD domains-containing protein 12-like, giving the protein MASSAQTLTDTRTDEEETSSSFSPRVSSTHEGGKCLGEKMATPQEVLFRTLEDLGAEDFEKFKWFLQGVLEGLPAIPKSRLESTNRMETIDQMFQTYSLNTIKVTRTVLVKINQNELVKKLSKTSFDPEEILAECQRKLKTKLQKKFQSVFEGITKAGNQTFLNQIYTEIYILKGEAAEVNVEHEVIQIETASRKPDRPETRIRQEDIFKALPRRDKPIRTVLTKGVAGIGKTVLTQKFTLDWAEDKTNQDIHFTFPFTFRELNVLKEKKFSLVELVHRFFPETKAAGICRFEEFHIVLIFDGLDEYRLPLDFHNTEILTDVTESTSVDVLLTNLIRGTLLPSARLWITTRPAAANQIPPDCIVMVTEVRGFTDPQKEEYFRNRFRDEEQAGRIISHIKTSRSLHIMCHIPVFCWISAGVLEKLMKTREGGELPKTLTEMYIHFLVVQSKQTNVKYHGKFERDPHWSPENREMIESLGKLAFDQLQKGNLIFYDSDLTECGIDITAASLYSGVFTQLFREESGLYEDRVFCFIHLSVQEFLAALHVHLTFINSGVILIAEARWWSRVFRDKPELKHLYQSAVDKALQSPNGHLDLFLRFLLGLSLQTNQNLLRGLLTQTGSSSEINQNTVQYIKKKLRKNPSAEKSINLFHCLNELNDRSLVEEIQQSLRSGSLSTDELSPAQWSALVFILLSSETDLDVFDLKKYSASEEALLRLLPVVKASNKALLTGCKLSERSCEALSSVLSSQSSSLRDLDLSNNDLNDSGVKLMSVGLKNPLCELKTLKVTGCKLSEKSCEALSSVLSSQSSSLRHLDLSNNDLQDSGVKLLSVGLQSQLCELKTLSLSGCLISEKGCSSLASALRSQSTNLRDLDLSNNNLKDLGVKLLSVGLQSPLCVLKTLSLSGCLMSDKGCSSLASALSSHSSSLRDLDLSNNNVKNSGVKLLSVGLQSPLCELKTLSLSGCLISEESCSSLASALSFQTSSLRDLDLSNNNLQDSGVKLLSAGMKSSLCELKTLKVTGCKFSERSCEALSSVLSSQSSSLIDLDLSINNLRDSGVKLLSVGLQSPLCELKTLSVSGCLISEDGCSSLASALSSQSSRLKNLDLSDNNLKDLGVKLLSVGLQSPLCVLKTLSLSGCLISEEGCSSLASALSSNPFHLRELDLSYNHPGDSGVKLLEDARCRLDILRVDHGGEHRLTPGLRKYFCQLTLDTNTAHRELKLSENNRKVTRVGEDQSYPDHPERFDSCSQLLCRDGLTGRCYWEVEWRGRVHVAVSYRGISRKGGSDDSVFGCNDQSWSLSCSYYGYSVRHYDRKTVLSSSSSSSSSSSGRIGVYVDCPAGSLSFYRVSSDSLIHLHTFNTTFTEPLYPGFGFGVLSYDSSVSLCSL; this is encoded by the exons ATGGCGTCCTCAGCTCAGACCCTCACAGACACCAGGACTGATGAGGAAGAAACGAGCAGCTCCTTCTCTCCCAGAGTTTCCTCCACACATGAAGGGGGAAAGTGTCTG GGAGAAAAAATGGCGACACCTCAAGAGGTCCTCTTCAGAACTTTAGAAGATTTGGGAGCTGAGGACTTTGAAAAATTCAAATGGTTCCTGCAAGGGGTGCTAGAAGGCCTCCCAGCAATCCCAAAGAGTCGACTGGAGAGTACAAACCGGATGGAAACCATAGATCAGATGTTTCAGACCTACAGTCTAAACACGATTAAAGTGACCAGAACAGTTTTAGTGAAGATAAATCAAAATGAACTAGTGAAGAAATTATCAAAAACCTCTTTCGATCCTGAAG AGATTCTTGCTGAGTGCCAGAGAAAACTCAAaaccaaattacaaaagaagttCCAGTCTGTGTTTGAGGGGATCACTAAAGCAGGAAACCAGACCTTTCTGAATCAGATCTACACAGAGATCTACATCTTAAAGGGAGAAGCTGCAGAGGTCAATGTTGAACATGAGGTCATACAGATTGAAACAGCATccaggaaaccagacagaccagaaacaagaatcagacaagaagacatctttaaagccttacCAAGAAGAGataaaccaatcagaacagtgctgacaaagggagtggctggcattgggaaaacagtcttaacacagaagttcactctggactgggctgaagacaaaaccaatcaggacatccacttcacatttccattcactttcagagagctgaatgtgctgaaagagaaaaagttcagCTTGGTGGAACTTGTTCATCGCTTCTTTCCTGAAACCAAAGCAgcaggaatctgcaggtttgaagaGTTCCACATTGTGTTGATCTTTGACGGTCTGGATGAGTATCGACTTCCtctggacttccacaacactgagatcctgactgatgtcacagagtccacctcagtggatgtgctgttgacaaacctcatcagggggACACTTCTTCCCTCTGCtcgcctctggataaccacacgacctgcagcagccaatcagatccctcctGACTGTATTGTCAtggtgacagaggtcagagggttcactgacccacagaaggaggagtacttcaggaatagattcagagatgaggagcaggccggcagaatcatctcccacatcaagacatcacgaagcctccacatcatgtgccacatcccagtcttctgctggatctctgctggAGTTCtggagaagctgatgaaaaccagagagggaggagagctgcccaagaccctgactgagatgtacatccacttcctggtgGTTCAGTCCAAACAGACAAACGTCAAGTATCATGGGAAATTTGAGAGGGATCCACACTGGAGTCCAGAGAACAGGGAGATGATTGAgtctctgggaaaactggcttttgatcagctgcagaaaggaaacctgatctTCTATGATTCAGACCTGACAGAGTGTGGCATCGATATCACAGCAGCCTCATTGTACTCAGGAGTGTTCACACAGCTCTTTAGAGAAGAGAGTGGATTGTACGAGGACAGGGTGTTCTGCTTCAtccatctgagtgttcaggagtttctggctgctcttcatgtccatctgaCCTTCATCAACTCTGGAGTCATTCTGATAGCAGAAGCAAGATGGTGGTCCAGAGTCTTCAGAGACAAACCTGaactaaaacatctctaccagagtgctgtggacaaggccttacaaagtccaaatggacacctggacttgtttctccgcttcctcctgggtctttctcTGCAGACCAATCAGAATCTCCTACGAGGtctgctgacacagacaggaagtagctcaGAGATCAATCAGAATACAGTCCAGTACATCAAGAAGAAGCTCAGGAAGAATCCGTCTGCAGAGAAaagcatcaacctgttccactgtctgaatgaactgaatgatcgttctctagtggaggagatccaacagtccctgagatcaggaagtctctccacagatgaactgtctcctgctcagtggtcagctctggtcttcatcttactgtcatcagaaacagatctggacgtgtttgacctgaagaaatactctgcttcagaggaggctcttctgaggctgctgccagtggtcaaagcctccaacaaagctct gTTAACTGGCTGTAAgctctcagagagaagctgtgaggctctgtcctcagtcctcagctcccagtcctctagtctgagagacctggacctgagtaacaacgacCTGAATGATTCAGGTGTGAAGCTTATGTCTGTTGGACTGAAGAATCCACTATGTGAACTAAAAACCCTCAA GGTAACTGGCTGTAAACTCTCAGAGaaaagctgtgaagctctgtcctcagtcctcagctcccagtcctctagtctgagacacctggacctgagtaacaatgacctgcaggattcaggagtaaAGCTTCTGTCTGTTGGACTGCAGAGTCAACTATGTGAACTCAAAACTCTCAG TCTGTCAGGCTGTCTGATCTCAGAGAAAGGATGTTcatctctggcctcagctctgagatCCCAGTCCACTAatctgagagacctggacctgagtaacaacaacCTGAAGGATTTAGGAGTGAAGCTTCTGTCTGTTGGACTGCAGAGTCCACTATGTGTACTGAAAACTCTCAG TCTGTCAGGCTGTCTGATGTCAGATAAAGGCtgttcttctctggcctcagctctaaGCTCCCATtcctctagtctgagagacctggacctgagtaacaacaatgtgaagaattcaggagtgaagcttcTGTCTGTTGGACTACAAAGTCCACTATGTGAACTAAAAACCCTCAG TCTGTCAGGCTGTCTGATCTCAGAGGAAAGCtgttcttctctggcctcagctctgagcttCCAGAcctctagtctgagagacctggacctgagtaacaacaacCTGCAGGATTCGGGAGTGAAGCTTCTGTCAGCTGGAATGAAGAGTTCACTTTGTGAACTGAAAACCCTGAA GGTAACTGGCTGTAAAttctcagagagaagctgtgaagctctgtcctcagtcctcagctcccagtcctctagtctgatAGACCTGGACCTGAGCATCAACAACCTGCGGGATTCAGGAGTAAAGCTTCTGTCTGTTGGACTGCAGAGTCCACTATGTGAACTGAAAACTCTAAG TGTGTCAGGCTGTCTGATCTCAGAGGATGGCtgttcttctctggcctcagctttGAGCTCCCAGTCCTCTCGTCTGAAAAACCTGGACCTGAGTGACAACAACCTGAAGGACTTAGGAGTGAAGCTTCTGTCTGTTGGACTGCAGAGTCCACTATGTGTACTGAAAACTCTCAG TCTGTCAGGCTGTCTGATCTCAGAGGAAGGCTGTTCTTCtttggcctcagctctgagctccaaccccttccatctgagagagctggacctgagctacaATCATCCAGGAGACTCAGGAGTGAAGCTACTGGAGGATGCACGCTGCAGACTGGACAttctcag GGTGGACCATGGTGGAGAGCACAGGTTAACACCTGGTCTGAGAAAGT atttctgtcaactcacactggacacaaacacagcacacagagAGCTCAAACTGTCTGAGaacaacaggaaggtgacaCGTGTTGGAGAGGATCAGTCATATCCTGATCATCCAGAGAGATTTGACTCCTGTTCTCAGCTGCTGTGTAGAGATGGTCTGACtggtcgctgttactgggaggtcgagTGGAGAGGAAGAGTTCATGTAGcagtgagttacagaggaatCAGCAGGAAAGGAGGCAGTGATGACTCTGTATTTGGATGTAACGACCAGTCCTGGAGTCTGAGCTGCTCTTATTATGGTTACTCTGTCAGGCACTATGACAGAAAAAcagtcctctcctcctcctcctcctcctcctcctcctcctctggtagaATAGGagtgtatgtggactgtcctgctggctctctgtccttctacagagtctcctctgactcactgatccacctccacaccttcaacaccacattcactgaaCCTCTTTATCCTGGGTTTGGGTTCGGGGTCCTGTCCTATGactcctcagtgtctctgtgttctCTTTAG
- the allc gene encoding allantoicase, with protein MAERREAVKAAAKQDFLQFNDLVCEAVGGKVIFATDEWFAPAANLLKREPPQFIASAFTEFGKWMDGWETRRKRIPGHDWCIIQLGVPGQIYGFDVDTSFFTGNHSPHVSIQAGCLDKPPTFTLEGDRTGMAASDSQLAAVAKLDSEVWPELVCESELKPGYSDSCHNYYKVNFTHRVTHLRLNMHPDGGIARLRAYGVGQRDWSSVSAHQDVDLLALTNGGVCLGYSDAHFGHPRNMIGLGRAANMADGWETARRLDRPKHLEVDQRGILQVPGWEWAVFRLGHLGAISSIEVDTNHFKGNFPDSCRIDACCLSPEEEAQCTGTRWTSGDWQVLLPPQKLHPHHRHLYGDAQLALRSPITHVRLVISPDGGVSRLRLWGRLVAEAPANHKTPPSKL; from the exons atggcagagaggagagaggcagTAAAGGCAGCAGCTAAGCAGGACTTCCTGCAGTTCAATGATCTGGTCTGTGAGGCGGTCGGTGGGAAG GTTATTTTTGCTACAGACGAATGGTTCGCTCCTGCTGCCAACCTGCTGAAG AGAGAGCCGCCGCAGTTCATCGCCTCCGCCTTCACTGAGTTTGGAAAGTGGATGGACGGATGGGAGACGAGGAGAAAGAGAATTCCTG GTCACGACTGGTGCATCATCCAGCTGGGAGTCCCGGGGCAGATCTACGGCTTCGATGTTGACACATCCTTCTTCACAGGAAACCACTCGCCCCACGTGTCCATCCAGGCCGGCTGTCTGG ACAAACCACCCACCTTCACCCTGGAAGGAGACCGAACCGGCATGGCCGCCTCTGACAGCCAGCTGGCTGCTGTCGCCAAG CTGGACTCGGAGGTGTGGCCAGAGCTGGTGTGTGAGTCGGAGCTGAAGCCCGGATACTCAGACAGCTGCCATAACTACTACAAGGTGAACTTCACCCACAGAGTCACACACCTGCGCCTCAACATGCacccag ATGGAGGGATCGCCAGGCTGCGGGCGTACGGCGTCGGACAGAGAGACTGGTCGTCTGTCTCCGCCCACCAGGACGTCGACCTGCTGGCTCTGACCAATGGAGGAGTCTGCCTCGGCTACAGCGACGCCCACTTTGGGCACCCACGCAACATGATTG GCCTCGGCCGAGCTGCCAACATGGCTGACGGATGGGAAACGGCCCGAAGACTGGACAGACCCAAACACCTGGag GTGGACCAGCGGGGCATCCTGCAGGTCCCGGGCTGGGAGTGGGCGGTGTTTCGACTCGGTCATCTCGGAGCGATCAGCAGCATCGAGGTCGACACCAACCACTTCAAAG GGAACTTCCCGGACTCCTGCAGGATCGACGCTTGCTGTTTGAGCCCCGAGGAGGAGGCTCAGTGCACCGGGACCCGGTGGACTTCTGGGGACTGGCAGGTCCTTCTTCCCCCTCAGAAA CTGCATCCTCATCACAGACATCTCTACGGCGATGCCCAGCTCGCTCTCCGCTCACCTATCACTCATGTTCGCCTCGTCATCAGCCCGGACGGAGGAGTCAGTCGGCTGCGGCTCTGGGGTCGACTCGTCGCTGAGGCTCCGGCCAATCACAAGACACCGCCGTCCAAACTGTGA